Proteins encoded in a region of the Tissierellales bacterium genome:
- a CDS encoding permease, with translation MITLLISVYIFSNDIGIEASKQTVYNFKSMLQVLPPILILIGLLDVWVPKETMIKYMGPNSGIKGIFIALILGSLAAGPLYAAFPIAAILMKKKARFAYVLFFLGVWSSSKLPLLAYEYTSFGATFTIIHVISNLSVFLIGAFIIEKVTSKESLEEVYLLASEMAS, from the coding sequence ATGATTACCTTGTTAATTTCAGTGTATATTTTCAGTAATGACATAGGTATCGAAGCCTCAAAGCAAACAGTCTACAATTTTAAATCTATGCTTCAGGTTCTTCCTCCAATCCTAATACTAATAGGTTTACTAGATGTTTGGGTTCCAAAAGAAACCATGATAAAATACATGGGTCCAAATTCCGGCATTAAAGGAATTTTTATTGCATTAATTCTCGGTTCATTAGCCGCTGGGCCATTATATGCAGCATTTCCTATAGCTGCTATACTGATGAAAAAGAAGGCTAGATTTGCATATGTACTTTTCTTTCTAGGTGTTTGGTCTAGTTCAAAACTTCCACTACTTGCTTATGAGTACACCTCATTTGGTGCTACATTTACTATTATTCATGTGATATCAAATTTGTCAGTATTTCTTATAGGTGCTTTTATCATAGAAAAAGTTACAAGTAAAGAAAGTTTAGAAGAAGTATATTTATTAGCTAGTGAAATGGCTAGCTAG